The Scomber scombrus chromosome 22, fScoSco1.1, whole genome shotgun sequence genome has a window encoding:
- the il22 gene encoding interleukin-22, translating into MKVSTLVSFFRPAVAVLILLPLLLIGWTEQATAVPVAKSVSGPLQNPETYIAIQNLSQHAQSMQAEEHSNIRLIPRVNASQDQVKICCLHANILDYYLGNILHQSDIEHPSMHLLKTNLVRVSEDLKKHGCNVTHYHNHHHAVEFRRKLKEMDGDQGIIKAVGEIDILFSYLQDFCIETKN; encoded by the exons ATGAAGGTCTCCACACTCGTCTCCTTCTTCCGTCCAGCTGTCGCTGTGCTCATCCTGCTGCCgctgcttctgattggctggaccGAGCAGGCGACAGCGGTCCCTGTGGCCAAGTCGGTCAGCGGGCCACTGCAAAACCCAGAGACATACATTGCTATCCAGAATTTGTCACAACAC GCTCAGAGTATGCAGGCAGAGGAACACTCCAACATCAGACTGATCCCCAGAGTCAACGCCAGCCAG GACCAGGTGAAGATCTGCTGTCTCCACGCCAACATCCTGGACTACTACCTGGGCAACATCCTGCATCAAAGTGACATCGaacatcccagcatgcacctccTGAAGACCAACCTCGTCCGTGTCAGCGAGGACCTGAAGAAGCACGGCTGC AATGTGACTCACTACCACAACCATCACCACGCTGTGGAGTTTCGCAGAAAGCTCAAGGAG atgGACGGCGATCAAGGCATAATCAAAGCGGTGGGAGAGATCGACATCCTGTTCAGCTACCTGCAGGACTTCTGCATCGAGACAAAAAACTAA